CGGGGCTCATGGGCGAGTGTATGGGCGCGCTCCGCGGGAAGGCCGACGGCGAGGTCGTCTCGGAACTGCTCCGCGAGGAGATCGGCCGGCGGACCTGATACGGGCGCCCCGACCCACCGTGATCCGTGCGTCTCAGCCGCCCGCTCCCGCGAAGACGAACTCCTGAAGCAACTTCCCGGCGAGGGCGGCCGCCTGTCCGTCGTCGCGGTCGTTGACTTCAACGACGTCGAACCCGACGGCGCTCGGTGCGACCGCCCGGACGACCGCGCGCATCTCGCGGGGGCATAGCCCGAACGGGGCCGGGGTGCCGGTCCCCGGCGCGAAGCCGGGGTCGGCGGCGTCGATGTCGACGCTCAGGTACGCGTCGCCGGCGAACGCCGGCTCCCAGGACGCCACGTCCTCGGGTCCGATCACGGTCACGTCGGCCTCGGCCGCACGATCCCACTCGGTCTCGCTTCCGGTTCGGACCCCGAGCAGGATCGCCTCCTCGGCGGTTTCGAGCGCTCGCCGCGTGACGGTCGCGTGCGAGCGCTCGTTGCCGGCGTAGGTGTCGTAGAGATCGAGGTGAGCGTCGAGACAGACGTAGACGTCCGGTTCGGTCGCCCGAACGCCGGCGACGGTAACGCTGTGCTCGCCGCCCAGAAGTAACGGAACGCGCCCGTCGGCGCGGTGATCGGCGAGTTTTCCCTCGAGAAACCGAAGATACTCCGCCGCGTCGTCCCACGCTTCGAGGTCGCCGTCGTCGGCGACGAACTCGCCGAAGCGACAGTCGGTGCGTCGGTCGTAGCCGTCGAACGCCCGGGCGAACCGTCGGATCCGCTCCGGGCCGAACCGCGCGCCGGGCCGGAACGTCGTCGAGACGTCCAGCGGCGCGCCGACGACCGCGTAGGCTGCCTCGTGCAGTTCGGCGTCGGCTCCGGGAAACGCGGCCATCGGTGGGACCGATCAGACGACCTTGCGTTGGCCTTCGAACTCGAGGTACTCGATCTCGTCGTCGGACTCGGGGTCGAGGTCCTCGGGGATGCGCATTGTGATGGTCTCGTAGGTCTCTAGATCCATCACTTGCATGTCTTTCCCGGAGACGGAGACGACCTGCCCTTGCTTTCGGTTGACGATCGGGACCCAGATCTTCGCGTCGACGGGCTGGGTGAAGTTTCGTTTTTGACCGTCGAAGACGCCGGTCCCTTCGACGCGGGCCTTTGCGCTCCCGTGCTTGCCGGGCTTCGAGGTACTGTACGCCGTGATCTTCGAGGGGACGTCGTCGATCATTACGTAGTTGCCTTCCTGGAGTTCCCGGACTTCAGTCTGTTGTTTCGGCATACCGTTCGATTCCCGTCGCCGAAGTATAAACGGTTTGGATATCCGATGTGGCGGCACTCTCGCGGTCGGACTCCCGTCTCGGCCCAAAAATAAATCGTCGGGCGAGGACGTCACCGCAGTCCGAAGCTCTCGGCGAGGAGCGCCTCGTCGGTCCCGCCGACCACCTCGACGCCCTCCCCGACCACGTCGACGGTGACCTGCGCCGGCGCGAAAAGCCCCACCGGGACGTCGTAGAAGTCCCACCCGTGGTCCGCAAATATCTCCGCGAAGGGCGTCCCGAACGCCTCCCCGGCCGTCGAGACGATCTCGTCGAACCGGTCGAACCCCGTCTCGACGGTCGCGTGGACCCGGGAGCCGTACGCGAGCGCGTCGTTCGTCCTCGCCATCGCCGCCTCGTCGCTCTCCGGGACCGGCGCGACCGGCGCGGAGGCAGTCACGCTCAACACGTCGAGGGGGTCGTACCCGAGCTCCGAGAGCCGGAAGGTCGCGAGTTCGCCCGCCCGCGCGGCGAGCGCGACACTGCCCGTCAGGCTCGCCGTCGAGAACGTCGGCAAGAAGACGCTCGACGTCGGGACGCCCGTCCGCTCGGCGACGTGTTCGGCGACCGCCTCGCCGGGTAGTGCCTCGCTTTCGACCGCCAAGACGCTAAAGTCCGCCGCGTCGCGGTAGCCGATCCGCTGGAACTCCTCTTCCTCGGCGACGAGCGCGCGGGCGGGGCCGCTTGCGAGCCCCTCGAAGCCCTCGATCGAGAGCTCCCAGCCCGCCTTCTGTGCGGCCAGAAAGGCCATCGCGGGGTGATCCGTGGATACCTCGACGTGCGTCCGGGGCGTTCCCTCGATCTCGTCGACGCCGGTCTGTACCGTGGCCAACCCACCGGTCTGGATCTCCGCCAACAGCAGTCCGGCCTCGACGCCGCCGAGCGCCTCGACCCCGAAGTCGAGGACGACGGCATCGTTGCCGAGTTCGTGGACCTCGATCGCGAGTTCGTCGGCGAAGTCGATCGCCTCGTCGACCAACTCGACGGCCATCCGGTTGAGACTCTCCATACCGCGACCACGGGTGGATCCGAATAAAAGGTTCTCGGATGCGGGACCGACTGTACACACGCAGGGCGGTCCCGACTCGAGCAATGTTGGTGCTGTCCTGTCCGAGCCCCAGGGTAGCATCCGTCCGCCACAACGTCTATGCGACCGCGCGCGGAACTCCCGCGTATGAACGCACGCGACATCATGACGCGGGACGTCGAGACGGTCTCGCCCGGCGACGACGTCGGCGAGGTGCTCGGCCGCCTCGCCCGCGCGGATTTCAACGGGTTTCCGGTCACCGAGGACGGCCTCGTCGTCGGAATCGTCACCCAGGGCGACCTCGTCGACCTGTTTCAACCCTCCGACCGGACGCTCTGGATCCCCGTCGGCTTCCCACCGTTCCTCGAGTCACTCACGTACGCCGTCGATCTCTCGTGGGACGAACTCGACTTCGGGATCGACCTCGCCCGGAACGTTGGTCGGCCGGTCGAGGACGTAATGACGACGGACGTCGTCACCGCCGGGCCGAACGCGGACGTCGATGAACTACTCGAACTCCTAGCCGGCGACGAGCGGGACATCAACCGCCTGCCAGTCGTCGACGAGGCGGATGCGCTCCTCGGAATCGTCGCCCGCGAGGACCTCCTCAGGGCGATCCGCGCCGAACGACTCGGGGCCGATGCCCCCGAATAACCCGCCGGCCGCGGGCGGTGTCGGGTTGGTCCTCGCTGCGGTCGCTCGGCTCCTGACCGCCAACCGGTGAGCCCCACGAGCGGGCTCGTCCCCCGGGATCGATGCCGAAAAGATTGAGAGTGTGGTCGTCCCAGCGTCCGGTGTGCGCTACCGCAACACCCTGTTATTTTTAACGCTCGCTTCGGTGTGGGGGTCGGCCTTCATGGCTATCAAGGCCGGCCTCGGCGACCCGACGGACCCGGCGTACTTTTTTACCGCACCGGTGCTTTTCGCCGCGTTCCGCTTCGATATTGCTGGGGTGTTGATGTTCGGATACGCGCTCTATGCGACGGATCGGTGGCGACCGAGGGACCGCGCCGACTGGGCGACGGTCTGCGTCGGCGCCGCCCTCATCATCGCCGGCTATCATGCGCTCCTGTTCGTCGGCGAGCGGGGGACGACGAGCGCGGCGGCGGCGGTCATCGTCTCGCTATCGCCGGTCGTGACGACCGCGTTCGCACGTCTGTTGTTGCCGGAGGAGCGGCTGACGGCCGTCGGTATCGCCGGCATGGCCCTGGGATTCGTCGGCGTGGTCGTCCTCTCGCGGCCCGACCCGGCGAACCTCGTCGGATCGCGCTTCGAGACGCTCGTCTTCGCGGCCGCGCTCTGCTTCGCGCTCGGGAGCGTCCTGACCCGACGGATCGACGCCGGCCTTCCGGTCGAGACGATGGAGGCGTGGTCGATGCTCCTCGGTGCGGCGCTTATGCACGGTCTCAGTCTCGCACTCGGAGAGGCGGTCCCCGGCGCCCCGACCGGCGAGGCGGTTGCCGCGCTCGCGTACCTCGCTGTCGTCTCGAGCGCGCTCGGTTTTTTGATCTACTTTCACCTCCTCGAACGGCTCGGTGCAATCGAAATCAACCTCGTTTCCTACGTCGCGCCGGCGTTCGCCGCCGTGACTGGACTTCTGTTCCTCGGGGAACGCATCGATGCGCCGACCGTCGTCGGCTTCGCGATCATCCTCGCCGGGTTCTCGCTCGTCAAGCACCGTTCGATACGGACTGAACTCCGGCAGTGGTGGAAGAGCTAAAGGCCCGGCGGTAACGCGACCGGAAGCGCCACGCGTCCGTGCGTCGTGTCACCGACCGTATCCGTGTCCGGCGATCAACGCGGCGACGTTCGCGGCCACGAGCGATCCGAAAAGCAGGTATTCCGCCGTCGTTCCGAGCCCGCTGGCCAATAGCGCGAGCGAACAAAATGGCAACAGGACGGCCGACCAGAATGCCCCGGCTCTGAGTGGTTCCGGAACCGAGGGACTCCGGGCTGGTGGACCGCGCTCGTTCGTCGGTGTGGAGGGATTCATCGTACTCTCTGGGACGGTGTGGAGTCACTAATAACCGAACGAGGGTTCGGGCCGTTTCACCGGGCTTCACGATACGGCCGAACCGGGTCGGAACGTTTTATTACTTGACGTACGCCCCGAAGACGTTTTAAAACATGTTTTGTTGCGGTTTCAGGGGACCGGAGACACCGGTCAACCGA
The genomic region above belongs to Natronomonas moolapensis 8.8.11 and contains:
- a CDS encoding DMT family transporter, producing MRYRNTLLFLTLASVWGSAFMAIKAGLGDPTDPAYFFTAPVLFAAFRFDIAGVLMFGYALYATDRWRPRDRADWATVCVGAALIIAGYHALLFVGERGTTSAAAAVIVSLSPVVTTAFARLLLPEERLTAVGIAGMALGFVGVVVLSRPDPANLVGSRFETLVFAAALCFALGSVLTRRIDAGLPVETMEAWSMLLGAALMHGLSLALGEAVPGAPTGEAVAALAYLAVVSSALGFLIYFHLLERLGAIEINLVSYVAPAFAAVTGLLFLGERIDAPTVVGFAIILAGFSLVKHRSIRTELRQWWKS
- a CDS encoding CBS domain-containing protein → MNARDIMTRDVETVSPGDDVGEVLGRLARADFNGFPVTEDGLVVGIVTQGDLVDLFQPSDRTLWIPVGFPPFLESLTYAVDLSWDELDFGIDLARNVGRPVEDVMTTDVVTAGPNADVDELLELLAGDERDINRLPVVDEADALLGIVAREDLLRAIRAERLGADAPE
- a CDS encoding arginase family protein codes for the protein MAAFPGADAELHEAAYAVVGAPLDVSTTFRPGARFGPERIRRFARAFDGYDRRTDCRFGEFVADDGDLEAWDDAAEYLRFLEGKLADHRADGRVPLLLGGEHSVTVAGVRATEPDVYVCLDAHLDLYDTYAGNERSHATVTRRALETAEEAILLGVRTGSETEWDRAAEADVTVIGPEDVASWEPAFAGDAYLSVDIDAADPGFAPGTGTPAPFGLCPREMRAVVRAVAPSAVGFDVVEVNDRDDGQAAALAGKLLQEFVFAGAGG
- the mch gene encoding methenyltetrahydromethanopterin cyclohydrolase, whose amino-acid sequence is MESLNRMAVELVDEAIDFADELAIEVHELGNDAVVLDFGVEALGGVEAGLLLAEIQTGGLATVQTGVDEIEGTPRTHVEVSTDHPAMAFLAAQKAGWELSIEGFEGLASGPARALVAEEEEFQRIGYRDAADFSVLAVESEALPGEAVAEHVAERTGVPTSSVFLPTFSTASLTGSVALAARAGELATFRLSELGYDPLDVLSVTASAPVAPVPESDEAAMARTNDALAYGSRVHATVETGFDRFDEIVSTAGEAFGTPFAEIFADHGWDFYDVPVGLFAPAQVTVDVVGEGVEVVGGTDEALLAESFGLR
- a CDS encoding translation initiation factor IF-5A, producing MPKQQTEVRELQEGNYVMIDDVPSKITAYSTSKPGKHGSAKARVEGTGVFDGQKRNFTQPVDAKIWVPIVNRKQGQVVSVSGKDMQVMDLETYETITMRIPEDLDPESDDEIEYLEFEGQRKVV